A section of the Candidatus Hydrogenedentota bacterium genome encodes:
- a CDS encoding VPDSG-CTERM sorting domain-containing protein — protein MKRILLLSLALVGLLSSARATIITNLETSSQLNLSFDVRDSVLTSGGTTETFFMTMFPGTSVTFFFQDRVAFFQGNIETFSTNPTSGAFSYIQDTGDLDFSGTYMVGTTTVNWSIDSKVGTGILRQDRWYGTFSAVATRVPDAGSTAGLFGLGLAAMAFARRRR, from the coding sequence ATGAAACGCATCCTTCTTCTCTCCCTTGCTCTTGTCGGTCTTCTCTCCAGCGCCCGCGCTACGATCATTACTAATCTGGAGACGTCGTCCCAGCTCAATCTGTCCTTCGATGTGCGCGATAGCGTGCTGACTTCTGGGGGTACGACTGAGACGTTCTTCATGACGATGTTTCCTGGAACAAGTGTCACCTTTTTCTTCCAAGATCGGGTCGCGTTTTTTCAGGGCAATATTGAGACGTTTTCCACCAATCCCACGAGTGGTGCTTTCAGCTACATCCAGGACACAGGAGACTTGGATTTCTCCGGTACCTATATGGTAGGAACCACAACGGTGAATTGGAGCATCGATTCGAAAGTAGGCACCGGTATCCTCCGTCAGGACCGGTGGTACGGGACGTTTTCTGCCGTGGCAACGAGAGTTCCGGATGCCGGTTCCACGGCGGGCCTGTTCGGACTCGGGCTCGCGGCGATGGCCTTCGCGCGCCGCCGCCGCTGA